Genomic segment of Panthera leo isolate Ple1 chromosome B2, P.leo_Ple1_pat1.1, whole genome shotgun sequence:
gaggatttttttttcctggcaccAAAAACTAATTcacaaaaaaatgacaaaataacaaaatgtccAAAATTGATACAGGAACAACAGGAATAGCAGTGTCTGAAATGTTAAATAGGAGGGAAAATATGAGGAGGAGGTTGGTGGCGAGGGTGAAGATAATGTCTGGAATGCAGACATATGCAAGTGATTATGGAAAGTGATTCTACTACCAAATAGTGGAGTTTATCCCAACAAAATTGCTCATTTAATGTTTTACATCAAACTCTCCTCCTTTGATAAGGGAAATATTGGTCATCATTAAGTAATGCTTATGTCATAATTTCAAGAAGGAACAACTCAAACTATATTCCACTCCTAAATTATATCATTAAACTTATGGATTTATTCTTACTCAGAAAACATGGAACATAGGTGTCATGGCATACTAAGCCTTTTCAGTGATCTGCAATTCAGTGTGGTTGGGTTTaccataacatttttatttatttaaaaaaattaatattcacttatttttgagacagagagagagagagagagcccactagtgggggagatacagaaaaaggagacacataagctgtgagatcatgaactgagccaaagtcagatgcttaatcaaatgagccacccaggatcccttaCCATCTTATTTTTAGAACCACGCTGATTTATGAGTACACACAGAGCATCTTTGAGCATTGGCAAAGAGTGTTAAAAGGGGTGTTCTGAGTGGGACAGAGCACAAAACAAGTGAATTTGGACACTCATGTAAACttcagagatttttgtttctaCCTAAAGCTGATGCTATTTTTTATTACCATGGTATTATCTCCTAGACCTTTATGAGGAGTCATGAACAAAAACAATGGAAGTTCCATGACAGACTTCATCCTGCTGGGGTTTTCTGATCGGCCCCAATTAGAACACATCATCTCTGGGGTTGTCTTCATCTTCTATATTGTGACTCTGGTAGGAAACACAACCATCATCCTTGTATCTAACCTAGACAGCCAGCTCCATActcccatgtatttcttcctatccaatttgtcttttctggacCTCTGTTATGCAACTAGCATTATCCCACAGATGCTGGTAAATCTATGGGGTCCAACAAAGTCTATTACCTACGGAGGGTGTGTGCTCCAATTCTTCTTTGCCCTTGACTTGGGAGCCACAGAATGTCTTCTCTTGGCTGTGATGGCCTATGATCGCTACGCTGCTGTCTGTCAACCTCTTCACTACACAGTAATAATGCACCCTCAACTTTGCCAAAAGATGGTGCTTGTCGCCTGGTTAGGTGGTCTTGGCAGTGCCTTAATTGTTTGCTCCTTGACTTTGAAGTTGCCAAGATGTGGGCACCGGGAGGTGGATAATTTTATCTGTGAGATGCCAGCCTTGCTCAAGATGGCTTGTGTCTACTCAAAAGTAATTGAGGTCATCGTCTATGCTCTTGGAGTGATATTTCTTCTAGTACCTCTATTACTAATTCTCATCTCATACGCAATTATCACTCAAGCTGTCATGAAGATCAAGTCAACAGCAAGGTGGCATAAGGTCCTTAATACATGTGGTTCCCACCTCACAGTAGTAACTCTGTTTTATGGAACAATCATTTATATGTACATGAAGCCACAGAATAGCACATCTGAAGATGAGGGGAAGTTCCTTACTCTCTTTTACACAATCGTCACACCCACCCTTAACCCTCTGATCTACACTTTAAGAAACAAGGATGTGAAGAGTGCAGTAAAAAGAATACTGTATGTGAGAAAATGGTCAGCAAAGTCATGAGTTAGATGGAAGAGAGGTAAGGAAATAACATTGACCTTTACCAACAGAAGATGAATGATTCACTTTCACAAACAGCATTTATGGGATGTTTACCTTGTATCAAGAATTGTGCTATAGACTGATTTATATCAgtctatattaaattatatataatttaatatatatttattatatatattatattttattatatataattatataattatataattatatatattatataattatataattatattatatataattaaatcagaaattaTAAGGAGATAGAGATGCAGACACATAAGGAAACTTGAATTCATATACTTAAAAGCCTTCAAGACTAATCAGGAACTACAGACAAGTAAACCTAGAATTGTGAAAAGTGGTTAAGTACAGAAATATATGTACAaggtattaagaaaatatttcacacGGAAATTTTAATATAACCCTTTAATATAGGGTTATATTAACCTTATAATAATAACCCTTTAATATAGGGTTACACtggacactgatttttttttcttccagacttttcttccagatttttatATGCAATGACACTACATTTTATTCACCTGTTGTTGTCATTGGGGCTTTTGTGGTACAGATCAACTGCCCACCGATACCCATCCACCTCCTCCCTCAAGTTTTAACTGGGCCCAGGGCCCATTAAACTGGGCCCATCCTGCATATCACATTTCAAGACTGGCTTCTACCAACATAATGCCAGGAAAACAATGTGTGCAATTCCTGGGTTATCTTCTCAAATATGAAGCCATTTATTGTCAGCCTTCTCCCTCCTGTTCCTGCTGTCTAGGATGTGAATGTGGAGAGTTTGTAGTTTTTCCAATATCCCTAAGAGGGAATGGAACAATAAGGTGTAACCACAACCACCCACCAGCAGAGAAATGCCTCTAGACTCTTAGAGCAGAAAAatcttcattattatttaatattaattaagcCACTCTATTTTGGAGTCTCCTTTTTAGAAGGCTTAACTTTTCCCATCCATGGCCTAAAGAGGAGTTTAGGCTTTTTCCTGTAAAGTCATGCAGTCCTTGGACCAGCACCAACAGCATCACTTGGCAACTTACCAAAACTGAACAACCTTGGACCCACCCCACACTTATTCAACCG
This window contains:
- the LOC122218905 gene encoding olfactory receptor 2W1-like isoform X1, encoding MNKNNGSSMTDFILLGFSDRPQLEHIISGVVFIFYIVTLVGNTTIILVSNLDSQLHTPMYFFLSNLSFLDLCYATSIIPQMLVNLWGPTKSITYGGCVLQFFFALDLGATECLLLAVMAYDRYAAVCQPLHYTVIMHPQLCQKMVLVAWLGGLGSALIVCSLTLKLPRCGHREVDNFICEMPALLKMACVYSKVIEVIVYALGVIFLLVPLLLILISYAIITQAVMKIKSTARWHKVLNTCGSHLTVVTLFYGTIIYMYMKPQNSTSEDEGKFLTLFYTIVTPTLNPLIYTLRNKDVKSAVKRILYVRKWSAKS
- the LOC122218905 gene encoding olfactory receptor 2W1-like isoform X2; its protein translation is MNKNNGSSMTDFILLGFSDRPQLEHIISGVVFIFYIVTLVGNTTIILVSNLDSQLHTPMYFFLSNLSFLDLCYATSIIPQMLVNLWGPTKSITYGGCVLQFFFALDLGATECLLLAVMAYDRYAAVCQPLHYTVIMHPQLCQKMVLVAWLGGLGSALIVCSLTLKLPRCGHREVDNFICEMPALLKMACVYSKVIEVIVYALGVIFLLVPLLLILISYAIITQAVMKIKSTARWHKVLNTCGSHLTVVTLFYGTIIYMYMKPQNSTSEDEGKFLTLFYTIVTPTLNPLIYTLRNKDVKSAVKRILIGRR